One stretch of Sander vitreus isolate 19-12246 chromosome 16, sanVit1, whole genome shotgun sequence DNA includes these proteins:
- the pomk gene encoding LOW QUALITY PROTEIN: protein O-mannose kinase (The sequence of the model RefSeq protein was modified relative to this genomic sequence to represent the inferred CDS: deleted 2 bases in 1 codon), translating into MPVRFVSDLIQGGKPLLTTKGMQGTMGRRSSSSISHGVPVVAVCLAALLLSNALIYLYLDSLYQTDEQLVSSHVGCVPRHFKMATMKNCHPWLQCSQINAEVRKLKLIGQGAVKEVYLAEWRGQKVALSKLSTLDYLEDFLHGLSMLQALQGPQVVQLVGFCFEDHTLVTEHHPLGPLLNLDGVLAQEQHQQHNKWQTRLRLATDYVFILHYLHNSPAGRRVMCDSNSLEKTLSQFLLTSDFHLVVNDLDALPEVDPSRGLLVKCGHRELTGDFVAPEQLWPFRNEGSFSDDLMPEYDEKTDIWKIPDVAWFLMGKVPGGDVVHFHLFQIHKECKKEDPKLRPSALDVLKVYKSVYSSMVQDHAGFRDML; encoded by the exons atgccggttagatttgtgtccgacttgatccaaGGAGGTAAGCCTCTCCTcacaaccaagggg ATGCAGGGCACCATGGGTCGGAGGAGTAGCAGTTCAATCTCCCATGGTGTTCCAGTGGTTGCAGTGTGCCTTGCTGCTTTGCTCCTCAGCAATGCCTTGATCTACCTGTATCTGGACTCTTTGTATCAGACTGATGAGCAACTGGTGTCCTCTCATGTAGGCTGTGTGCCTCGACACTTTAAAATGGCAACCATGAAAAACTGCCACCCCTGGCTCCAGTGCTCACAGATAAATGCCGAAGTACGCAAGCTGAAGCTGATTGGCCAGGGAGCTGTTAAGGAG GTCTATCTGGCAGAGTGGAGGGGTCAGAAGGTGGCTCTGTCCAAACTATCTACTCTGGATTACCTGGAGGATTTTCTCCATGGATTGTCCATGTTACAGGCCCTGCAGGGCCCACAGGTGGTGCAGTTAGTGGGGTTTTGCTTTGAAGACCACACCCTGGTCACAGAGCACCACCCACTTGGCCCACTGCTTAACTTGGATGGTGTTCTTGCACAAGAGCAGCACCAGCAACACAACAAGTGGCAGACCCGGCTGAGGCTTGCTACAGATTATGTCTTCATCCTCCATTATCTCCATAACAGCCCAGCTGGGCGGCGGGTTATGTGTGATTCCAACAGTCTGGAGAAAACACTCTCCCAGTTTCTGCTGACAAGTGACTTTCACCTGGTAGTGAACGATCTTGATGCGCTACCTGAGGTAGACCCATCCAGAGGCTTGTTGGTTAAATGTGGTCACCGGGAGCTCACCGGGGACTTTGTTGCCCCAGAGCAGCTTTGGCCATTCAGAAACGAAGGAAGC TTTTCAGACGATCTCATGCCTGAGTATGATGAGAAGACAGACATCTGGAAGATCCCAGACGTGGCATGGTTCCTGATGGGAAAGGTACCTGGAGGGGATGTAGTCCATTTTCATCTTTTTCAGATCCACAAGGAGTGTAAGAAGGAAGACCCCAAGCTCCGCCCTTCAGCATTGGATGTTTTGAAGGTGTACAAATCAGTCTATAGCAGCATGGTTCAAGACCATGCTGGCTTTAGAGACATGCTGTAG